A window of Sphingomonas adhaesiva contains these coding sequences:
- a CDS encoding NAD(P)/FAD-dependent oxidoreductase: protein MERFDAIVLGAGGAGLMCAAVAGQRGRRVAVLDHADAAGKKILISGGGRCNFTNVHTAADRYLSANPHFAKSALGRYTAQDFLALVERHGIGWHEKTLGQLFCDRSARQIVDMLLDEAAAGGVAIRLGQPLGEVRHADGLFVVVHGAREIAAPSLVIATGGPSIPKLGATGIAYDLARRFGLKVVEPRPALVPLTLPGDEALFRALSGVATPVVARAGKAAFAEAALFTHRGLSGPAILQASSYWRHGEAVAIDFRPDAAPGWLVEAKRARPRASFAAATGLPARLADALAERVGIGELGNATDRTLAEAERRLRDWRFHPDGTEGFAKAEVTVGGIATTGLSSQTMAARHLPGLYAIGEAVDVTGWLGGYNFQWAWASGWAAGEAL, encoded by the coding sequence ATGGAACGGTTCGATGCGATCGTGCTGGGCGCCGGCGGGGCCGGGCTGATGTGTGCGGCGGTCGCGGGGCAGCGCGGGCGGCGCGTCGCGGTGCTGGATCATGCCGATGCGGCGGGCAAGAAGATCCTGATCTCCGGCGGCGGACGATGCAATTTCACCAATGTGCATACCGCCGCCGATCGCTATCTCTCCGCCAACCCGCATTTCGCGAAGTCCGCGCTGGGGCGGTACACCGCGCAGGATTTCCTGGCGCTGGTCGAGCGGCACGGCATCGGCTGGCACGAGAAGACGCTGGGGCAATTGTTCTGCGACCGCTCCGCGCGCCAGATCGTCGACATGCTGCTGGACGAGGCGGCGGCGGGGGGCGTGGCGATCCGGCTGGGACAGCCGCTGGGCGAGGTGCGGCATGCCGACGGGCTGTTCGTCGTCGTCCACGGCGCGCGCGAGATCGCGGCGCCGTCGCTGGTGATCGCGACCGGCGGTCCGTCGATCCCGAAGCTGGGCGCGACGGGCATCGCCTACGACCTGGCGCGGCGGTTCGGGTTGAAGGTGGTGGAGCCACGCCCGGCGCTGGTGCCGCTGACGCTGCCGGGGGACGAGGCGCTGTTCCGCGCGCTGTCGGGCGTGGCGACGCCGGTGGTGGCGCGCGCGGGGAAGGCGGCGTTCGCGGAGGCGGCGCTGTTCACGCACCGCGGGCTGTCGGGGCCGGCGATCCTGCAGGCGTCGAGCTATTGGCGACACGGCGAGGCGGTGGCGATCGACTTCCGCCCCGATGCCGCGCCCGGCTGGCTGGTGGAGGCGAAGCGGGCGAGGCCGCGCGCGAGCTTCGCCGCCGCGACGGGGCTGCCCGCGCGGCTGGCGGACGCGCTGGCGGAACGCGTCGGTATCGGCGAACTGGGCAATGCGACCGATCGCACGCTGGCCGAGGCGGAGCGGCGGCTGCGCGACTGGCGCTTCCACCCCGACGGTACGGAGGGGTTCGCGAAGGCGGAGGTGACGGTCGGCGGGATCGCGACCACCGGATTGTCGTCGCAGACGATGGCGGCGCGGCACCTGCCGGGGCTGTATGCGATCGGTGAGGCGGTCGATGTCACCGGCTGGCTCGGCGGGTACAATTTCCAATGGGCCTGGGCGAGCGGCTGGGCGGCGGGAGAGGCCCTATAG
- a CDS encoding winged helix-turn-helix domain-containing protein, translating into MRHGPLKLKAQLLCGDAIAMGPGKADLLEAIAREGSISAAGRALGMSYRRTWLLVDEMNRCWRERLVATGRGGGGGATLTEAGREVLAAYRALEAAIDSAVGATEAFAALGERLREVPLAPASVTPRT; encoded by the coding sequence ATGCGACACGGTCCGCTCAAGCTGAAGGCGCAATTGCTGTGCGGCGATGCGATCGCCATGGGGCCGGGGAAGGCGGACCTGCTGGAGGCGATCGCGCGCGAAGGCTCGATCTCCGCGGCGGGACGCGCGCTGGGGATGAGCTACCGCCGGACCTGGCTGCTGGTCGACGAGATGAACCGCTGCTGGCGGGAGCGGCTGGTCGCGACCGGGCGCGGCGGCGGCGGCGGGGCGACGCTGACCGAGGCGGGGCGCGAGGTGCTGGCGGCGTATCGCGCGCTGGAGGCGGCGATCGACAGCGCGGTGGGCGCGACGGAGGCGTTCGCGGCGCTCGGCGAGCGGCTGCGCGAGGTGCCGCTGGCGCCCGCGTCGGTGACGCCGCGGACGTGA
- a CDS encoding DUF2971 domain-containing protein codes for MAAISEAKAEAKFKAISNRWVEETRVARSGEVPEEVFHYTDAAGLHGMLSQHSIWLTDHRFLNDKTEAAYTKTLVRSILDKLDSDDAITRAFLKRMRILSEIRSNDDSFVFSLSEASDDLSQWRGYARDGQGFTLGFDANVLHTVGRPDDAEYSFAKVEYDPDRQSSTLEKMIREFITTLGGMKLDATADEKIIKVAADKADWAVENKSLLNKHRSFQSEKEWRIVSYCSPKHDDVRVRTSGLRLVPYNVVKPQGDDVELLPLTSIRIGPGFDDPEAVRDAVRTLADIHGYKPRIEVADTPYRKV; via the coding sequence ATGGCAGCGATCAGCGAGGCGAAGGCGGAGGCGAAGTTCAAGGCGATCTCGAACCGCTGGGTCGAGGAGACGCGCGTCGCGCGCAGCGGCGAGGTGCCGGAGGAGGTGTTCCATTATACCGACGCCGCCGGGCTGCACGGCATGCTGTCACAGCACAGCATCTGGCTGACCGATCACCGCTTCCTCAACGACAAGACCGAGGCCGCCTATACGAAGACCCTCGTCCGCTCGATCCTGGACAAGCTGGACAGCGACGACGCGATCACCCGCGCGTTCCTCAAGCGGATGCGAATCCTGTCGGAGATCCGCAGCAACGATGATTCCTTCGTCTTCTCGCTGTCGGAGGCGTCGGACGACCTGAGCCAGTGGCGCGGCTATGCGCGCGACGGGCAGGGCTTCACGCTGGGGTTCGACGCGAACGTCCTTCACACGGTCGGACGGCCGGACGATGCGGAATATTCCTTCGCCAAGGTCGAATACGATCCGGACCGCCAGAGCAGCACGCTGGAGAAGATGATCCGCGAGTTCATCACCACCCTCGGCGGCATGAAGCTGGATGCGACCGCGGACGAGAAGATCATCAAGGTCGCGGCCGACAAGGCCGACTGGGCCGTCGAGAACAAGTCGCTGCTCAACAAGCACCGCTCCTTCCAGTCGGAGAAGGAGTGGCGCATCGTCTCCTATTGCTCACCCAAGCACGACGACGTGCGCGTCCGCACCTCCGGCTTGCGCCTGGTCCCCTATAACGTGGTCAAGCCACAGGGCGACGACGTGGAGCTTCTGCCGCTCACCTCGATCCGCATCGGCCCCGGCTTCGACGATCCGGAGGCGGTGCGGGACGCGGTGCGCACGCTTGCCGACATCCACGGCTACAAGCCGCGTATCGAGGTCGCCGACACGCCCTACCGGAAGGTGTGA
- a CDS encoding flavin-containing monooxygenase — MAKRIAVVGAGMGGLCAAIKAREAGHEVVLYEHADTVGGTWRANRYPGVACDVPAILYQFSFAPNPHWSHHYARGPEIHAYTQSLVEQFALGDVLRLNERVTRAVWDEAAGQWQVETEKGARETFDAIVPALGQLSRPQLPGIAGRDDFAGTMFHAAEWPEGIDLAGRRVGVVGSAASAVQLIPEVAKVAGHLTVFQRTPNWIVPRNDQAVTPETKALMATNLEVAMKLGAAHRAMIFDNADAFFWQAFQWTPEGRAAFTRTALDHLEAQVADPALRAKLTPDYPIGCKRILICDDFYPALCRDNVTLETAGIDRIEAGGVRTADGFHDLDVLIFATGFETTEWNWSMDVLGRGGVSLREAWRDGPEAYLGIMVHGFPNMFMLYGPNTNLGHNSISFMIEQQVAFMLRTLAGVEAQDARAADVSEDGQRRFQDALAQKLSGTVWADPHCRSWYKAANGRIYQNWSGSCAEYAEATGTVDREVVAIG, encoded by the coding sequence ATGGCGAAGCGGATCGCGGTGGTGGGTGCCGGCATGGGCGGGCTGTGCGCGGCCATCAAGGCGCGCGAGGCGGGGCACGAGGTCGTGCTGTACGAACATGCCGATACGGTCGGCGGGACGTGGCGCGCCAACCGCTACCCCGGCGTGGCCTGCGACGTGCCGGCGATCCTCTATCAGTTCAGCTTCGCGCCCAACCCGCACTGGAGCCATCATTATGCGCGCGGGCCGGAAATCCATGCCTATACGCAGTCGCTGGTCGAGCAGTTCGCGCTGGGCGACGTGCTCCGTCTGAACGAACGTGTGACGCGCGCTGTCTGGGACGAGGCCGCGGGACAATGGCAGGTCGAGACCGAGAAGGGCGCGCGCGAGACGTTCGACGCGATCGTGCCCGCGCTGGGGCAATTGTCGCGCCCGCAACTGCCCGGGATCGCCGGGCGGGACGACTTCGCCGGCACGATGTTCCACGCCGCCGAATGGCCCGAGGGGATCGACCTGGCCGGCAGGCGCGTCGGCGTCGTCGGCTCGGCGGCGAGCGCGGTGCAACTGATCCCCGAAGTCGCCAAGGTCGCGGGCCACCTGACCGTGTTTCAGCGCACCCCCAATTGGATCGTGCCGCGCAACGACCAGGCGGTGACCCCCGAGACGAAGGCGTTGATGGCCACCAACCTGGAGGTGGCGATGAAGCTGGGCGCGGCGCACCGGGCGATGATCTTCGACAATGCGGATGCGTTCTTCTGGCAGGCGTTCCAATGGACGCCGGAGGGGCGCGCCGCCTTCACCCGCACCGCGCTCGATCATCTGGAGGCGCAGGTCGCCGACCCCGCGCTGCGCGCGAAGCTGACGCCGGATTATCCGATTGGGTGCAAGCGCATCCTGATCTGCGACGATTTCTACCCGGCGCTGTGCCGCGACAATGTGACGCTGGAGACCGCGGGGATCGACCGCATCGAGGCGGGCGGGGTGCGCACCGCGGACGGGTTCCACGATCTGGACGTGCTGATCTTCGCGACCGGGTTCGAGACGACCGAGTGGAACTGGTCGATGGACGTGTTGGGGCGCGGCGGCGTGTCGCTGAGGGAGGCGTGGCGCGACGGGCCGGAGGCGTATCTGGGGATCATGGTCCACGGCTTTCCCAACATGTTCATGCTCTATGGACCGAACACGAACCTGGGCCACAATTCGATCAGCTTCATGATCGAGCAGCAGGTGGCCTTCATGCTGCGCACGCTGGCGGGCGTCGAGGCGCAGGACGCGCGCGCCGCCGATGTGTCCGAGGACGGGCAGCGGCGCTTCCAGGACGCGCTGGCGCAAAAGCTGTCCGGCACGGTCTGGGCCGACCCGCACTGCCGCAGCTGGTACAAGGCGGCGAACGGGCGCATCTACCAGAACTGGTCGGGCAGCTGCGCCGAATATGCCGAGGCGACGGGCACGGTCGATCGCGAGGTCGTCGCGATCGGGTGA
- a CDS encoding phosphoribosyl-ATP diphosphatase, which translates to MADDILDRLAATIAARKGADAGSSYTASLFARGRARIAQKIGEEATETVIAAIGADPRAIVPEAADLLYHLFVLLADAGLTLDDVRAELRRREGTGGHDEKAARPLSFPPQ; encoded by the coding sequence ATGGCAGACGACATCCTGGACCGCCTCGCCGCCACGATCGCCGCACGCAAGGGCGCCGATGCCGGCAGCTCCTACACCGCCTCGCTGTTCGCCAGGGGCCGCGCCCGCATCGCGCAGAAGATCGGCGAGGAAGCGACCGAGACCGTCATCGCCGCGATCGGTGCCGACCCCCGCGCGATCGTGCCGGAGGCCGCGGACCTGCTCTATCACCTCTTCGTGCTGCTGGCCGATGCCGGGCTGACGCTGGACGACGTCCGCGCCGAGCTGCGCCGCCGCGAAGGCACCGGCGGCCACGACGAAAAGGCCGCCCGCCCGCTCTCCTTCCCTCCGCAATAA
- a CDS encoding HIT domain-containing protein encodes MSVDATSPYDDGNIFARLLRGEIPSKRVYEDDHTVVFHDIAPWAPIHLLAIPRGRYVSWDDFSARASDAEIVSFTRAVGQAAREAGLVEPGYRLIANTGTNSHQEVPHLHVHIIAGRPLGPMLVENDSRR; translated from the coding sequence ATGAGCGTCGATGCCACTTCGCCCTATGACGACGGCAACATCTTCGCCCGGCTGCTGCGCGGCGAGATCCCGTCGAAGCGCGTGTACGAGGACGATCACACCGTCGTCTTCCACGACATCGCGCCCTGGGCGCCGATCCATTTGCTCGCGATCCCGCGCGGCCGCTACGTCAGCTGGGACGATTTTTCCGCCCGTGCCTCGGACGCGGAGATCGTCAGCTTCACCCGCGCCGTGGGACAGGCCGCGCGCGAGGCCGGGCTGGTTGAGCCGGGCTACCGGCTGATCGCCAATACCGGCACCAACAGCCATCAGGAGGTGCCGCACCTCCACGTCCACATCATCGCCGGCCGCCCGCTGGGCCCGATGCTGGTCGAGAACGACAGCCGGCGTTGA
- a CDS encoding amino acid permease, with protein sequence MATRPEGGVFARMMARKSIAQVQRETETSELKRTLGKWNLLLLGVGCIIGAGIFVRTGSAAALHAGPAVLLSFVVAGIVCAFAGLCYAELSSTLPVSGSAYTYGYTTLGEFVAWIMGALLLLEYGLAASVVAVGWGGYVVSLLADFGLHIPPQLTGPAGYTLMRDGVPVLVDGRTVTTIFNLPAFLICLALATLLVAGVSESAKVNNVIVAVKVSVLVAFIAVGGLIVLSNFGELVARNWTPFIPEGQGDGKYGVDGIMRAASIVFFAYIGFEAVSTAGQEAKDPKRDMPFGIIGSLVVCTVIYMLVAAIMTLLVPYNQLNVPDPVAVVVDNFGPAWSWLAKIIKIGAIVGLTSVVLVLMYGQTRIFYTMARDGLLPRVFATVHPKYKTPYINTALVGIITAVAAGFFDINVLGDMTSVGTLAAFAIVCLSVIYLRRAAPELPRGFSVPLYPVLPLLGIASCAYLITTVPWPVLKFFLWYMAGGVVLYFLYGIRNSNLQRGLGQDGGPDMGEYVAPVGEQR encoded by the coding sequence ATGGCGACCCGACCCGAAGGTGGCGTTTTCGCGCGCATGATGGCGCGCAAATCGATCGCGCAGGTGCAGCGCGAAACCGAAACCAGCGAGCTGAAGCGCACGCTGGGCAAGTGGAACCTGCTGCTGCTGGGCGTCGGCTGCATCATCGGCGCGGGCATCTTCGTCCGTACCGGCAGCGCCGCGGCGCTCCATGCCGGGCCGGCGGTGCTGTTGTCGTTCGTCGTGGCGGGCATCGTCTGCGCCTTTGCGGGGCTCTGCTATGCGGAGCTGTCGTCGACGCTGCCGGTGTCCGGATCGGCCTATACCTACGGCTACACCACCCTCGGCGAGTTCGTGGCGTGGATCATGGGCGCGCTGCTGCTGCTCGAATACGGCCTCGCCGCCTCGGTGGTGGCGGTCGGCTGGGGCGGTTACGTCGTCAGCCTGCTCGCCGATTTCGGGCTCCACATCCCGCCGCAGCTGACCGGCCCCGCGGGCTATACGCTGATGCGCGACGGCGTGCCGGTGCTGGTCGACGGGCGGACGGTGACGACGATCTTCAACCTCCCCGCCTTCCTTATCTGCCTCGCGCTCGCGACGCTGCTGGTGGCGGGCGTGTCGGAATCGGCGAAGGTCAACAACGTCATCGTCGCGGTGAAGGTCAGCGTGCTGGTCGCGTTCATCGCGGTCGGCGGGCTGATCGTGCTCAGCAACTTCGGCGAGCTGGTGGCGAGGAACTGGACCCCCTTCATCCCCGAGGGGCAGGGCGACGGCAAGTACGGCGTCGACGGCATCATGCGCGCCGCCTCGATCGTCTTCTTCGCCTATATCGGGTTCGAGGCCGTCTCGACCGCGGGGCAGGAGGCGAAGGACCCCAAGCGCGACATGCCCTTCGGCATCATCGGCAGCCTGGTCGTGTGCACCGTCATCTACATGCTGGTCGCCGCGATCATGACGCTGCTGGTGCCCTACAACCAGCTCAACGTGCCCGATCCCGTCGCGGTCGTGGTCGATAATTTCGGCCCGGCGTGGAGCTGGCTGGCCAAGATCATCAAGATCGGCGCGATCGTCGGGCTCACCTCGGTGGTGCTGGTGCTGATGTACGGCCAGACCCGCATCTTCTACACGATGGCGCGCGACGGGCTGCTGCCGCGCGTCTTCGCGACGGTCCATCCGAAGTACAAGACGCCGTACATCAACACCGCGCTGGTCGGCATCATCACCGCGGTGGCGGCGGGGTTCTTCGACATCAACGTGCTGGGCGACATGACCTCGGTCGGCACGCTGGCGGCGTTCGCGATCGTCTGCCTCTCGGTCATCTACCTGCGCCGCGCCGCGCCGGAGCTGCCGCGCGGCTTCTCGGTCCCGCTCTATCCGGTGCTGCCGCTGCTCGGCATCGCGTCGTGCGCCTATCTCATCACGACGGTGCCGTGGCCGGTGCTGAAGTTCTTCCTGTGGTACATGGCGGGCGGCGTGGTGCTGTACTTCCTCTACGGCATCCGCAACTCCAACCTGCAACGCGGGCTGGGGCAGGACGGCGGCCCCGACATGGGCGAATATGTCGCCCCCGTCGGCGAGCAGCGGTAA
- the mscL gene encoding large conductance mechanosensitive channel protein MscL produces MLKDFRTFIARGNVLDLAVGVIIGGAFATITKSLTDDIIMPVVGAIFGGFDFSSYFVRLGAVPATYRGSLTSYSELKAAGVPLFGYGEFVTVVINFVILAFIVFLLVRSVNRLIAAAEREKVQGNAEPAAEPAEVVLLREIRDELKGRAKEM; encoded by the coding sequence ATGCTGAAGGATTTCCGGACGTTCATCGCGCGCGGCAACGTGCTGGACCTGGCGGTGGGCGTCATCATCGGCGGCGCGTTCGCCACGATCACGAAGTCGCTGACCGACGACATCATCATGCCGGTGGTGGGCGCGATCTTCGGCGGGTTCGATTTCTCCAGCTATTTCGTGCGGCTGGGCGCGGTGCCGGCGACGTACAGGGGATCGCTGACGAGCTATTCGGAGCTGAAGGCGGCGGGCGTGCCGCTGTTCGGATACGGCGAGTTCGTCACCGTCGTCATCAATTTCGTGATCCTGGCGTTCATCGTGTTCCTGCTGGTGCGCAGCGTGAACCGGCTGATCGCGGCGGCGGAGCGCGAGAAGGTGCAGGGGAATGCCGAGCCCGCGGCGGAGCCGGCGGAGGTGGTGCTGTTGCGCGAGATCCGCGACGAGCTGAAGGGGCGGGCGAAGGAGATGTGA
- a CDS encoding LemA family protein: protein MIRRYAPVMLALPLAACGLNSVPTAEETAKARWADVQNEYQRRADLIPNLVSTVKGYAKQESDVLTRVTEARAGAGRIRLSGDDLTDPAKVQQFERAQNAVTFSLQRLQEAYPDLKSNQNFLSLQSQLEGTENRITIARRDYNQAVQDYNTRIRTFPDAVGAKIFYGAKPLVPFQATTPGAETAPTVNFGG, encoded by the coding sequence ATGATCCGTCGCTATGCCCCCGTGATGCTGGCGCTGCCGCTCGCCGCCTGCGGGCTCAACAGCGTCCCCACCGCCGAGGAAACCGCCAAGGCGCGCTGGGCCGACGTGCAGAACGAGTATCAGCGCCGTGCCGACCTGATCCCCAACCTGGTCTCGACCGTGAAGGGCTATGCGAAGCAGGAGTCCGACGTGCTGACCCGCGTGACCGAGGCGCGCGCGGGCGCCGGCCGCATCCGGCTGTCGGGCGACGACCTGACCGATCCGGCGAAGGTGCAGCAGTTCGAGCGCGCGCAGAACGCGGTCACCTTCTCGCTCCAGCGGCTGCAGGAGGCGTACCCGGACCTGAAGTCGAACCAGAACTTCCTCTCGCTGCAGTCGCAGCTGGAGGGGACCGAGAACCGCATCACCATCGCGCGCCGCGACTACAATCAGGCGGTCCAGGACTATAACACCCGCATCCGCACCTTCCCCGACGCGGTCGGCGCGAAGATCTTCTACGGCGCGAAGCCGCTGGTCCCGTTCCAGGCCACCACGCCGGGCGCGGAGACGGCGCCGACGGTGAACTTCGGCGGCTGA
- a CDS encoding TPM domain-containing protein, producing MPEQVRHDGAGRSILCLLLAFFLTTLALATPATAQTFPKLSGRVVDAAGLLSPQQVQQLTQLSAETEKASSRQLVVATIPDLQGYAIEDYGYRLGREWGIGQKDANNGIILLVAPKEKKVRIEVGYGLEPIMTDALSSVIVNQTILPRFREGDMAGGIVAGAQAIAEQMTLPLEAAERRAQAAAAKRTQRKDTVGDWMVAGFWIMVVVFIILPMLFARGRGRSYRGGVAPVVIWGPGWGSGGGGGGGWGGGWGGGDGGGFSGGGGSFGGGGASGSW from the coding sequence ATGCCGGAACAAGTCCGGCATGACGGTGCGGGTCGGAGCATCCTCTGCCTCCTGCTGGCGTTCTTCCTCACCACCCTCGCGCTCGCCACCCCCGCAACCGCGCAGACCTTCCCCAAACTCTCCGGGCGCGTCGTCGATGCCGCCGGGCTGCTCTCCCCGCAGCAGGTCCAGCAGCTCACCCAGCTGTCGGCGGAAACCGAGAAGGCGTCGTCGCGCCAGCTCGTCGTCGCCACCATCCCCGACCTGCAAGGCTATGCGATCGAGGATTACGGCTATCGCCTGGGGCGCGAATGGGGGATCGGGCAGAAGGACGCGAACAACGGCATCATCCTGCTGGTCGCACCCAAGGAGAAGAAGGTCCGCATCGAGGTCGGCTACGGGCTGGAGCCGATCATGACCGACGCCCTCTCCAGCGTCATCGTCAACCAGACCATCCTGCCGCGCTTCCGCGAGGGCGACATGGCCGGCGGCATCGTCGCCGGTGCGCAGGCGATCGCGGAGCAAATGACGCTCCCGCTCGAGGCCGCGGAACGACGCGCGCAGGCCGCCGCGGCGAAGCGGACGCAGCGCAAGGACACGGTCGGCGACTGGATGGTCGCGGGCTTCTGGATCATGGTCGTCGTCTTCATCATCCTGCCGATGCTCTTCGCGCGCGGGCGCGGGCGCAGCTACCGCGGCGGTGTCGCCCCCGTCGTCATCTGGGGACCCGGCTGGGGCAGCGGTGGCGGCGGCGGCGGTGGATGGGGCGGCGGCTGGGGCGGCGGCGACGGCGGCGGCTTCTCGGGCGGGGGCGGCTCGTTCGGCGGCGGCGGCGCGAGCGGGAGCTGGTAG
- a CDS encoding TPM domain-containing protein has product MVLTAAEREAIAAAVTAAEATTDGEIVTVVAERSDAYHDVALHYAVLAVLAVTAIGAIRPGIFTPFDRGWEQADLARDMLAVLIAQTLAFLIVRVALAWMPLRLALTPRATKARRVRRRAVQYFRIGTESRTAGHEGVLLFLSADEHIAEIVTDAAIHRVIAPERWGDAMAALVDAVRDGRPGDGMVAAVAAIGAVLREHFPKTADNPNELPDRVIEL; this is encoded by the coding sequence CTGGTCCTGACCGCCGCCGAGCGCGAGGCGATCGCCGCCGCGGTCACCGCCGCGGAGGCGACCACCGATGGTGAGATCGTCACCGTCGTCGCGGAGCGCTCCGACGCCTATCACGACGTCGCGCTCCACTACGCGGTGCTCGCCGTCCTCGCCGTGACCGCGATCGGCGCGATCCGGCCCGGCATCTTCACCCCCTTCGACCGCGGCTGGGAGCAGGCCGACCTCGCCCGCGACATGCTCGCCGTGCTGATCGCGCAGACGCTGGCGTTCCTGATCGTACGCGTCGCGCTCGCCTGGATGCCGCTGCGCCTCGCGCTCACCCCCCGCGCCACCAAGGCGCGCCGCGTCCGCCGGCGCGCGGTGCAATATTTCCGCATCGGCACCGAAAGCCGCACCGCCGGGCATGAGGGCGTGCTGCTGTTCCTCTCGGCGGACGAGCATATCGCCGAGATCGTCACCGACGCCGCGATCCACCGCGTCATCGCGCCGGAGCGCTGGGGCGATGCGATGGCGGCGCTGGTCGACGCGGTACGCGACGGCCGCCCCGGCGACGGCATGGTCGCCGCCGTGGCCGCGATCGGCGCGGTCCTGCGCGAGCATTTCCCGAAGACCGCCGACAATCCCAACGAACTGCCCGACCGGGTGATCGAACTATGA
- a CDS encoding NUDIX hydrolase, giving the protein MTAEDNAAFPAATMWEGRFIKAIRQGQWEYVARARGIEAAVIVAFDEADRVVLVEQYRVPLARRCLELPAGLVGDDHAGEPVVDAAARELEEETGYRAGRMEELGFFHASPGMVTEGFTLVRAHDIVKVGDGGGAGDEDITVHLVPRADIAAFVAAKRAEGVAMDVKLLLLLADSLI; this is encoded by the coding sequence ATGACCGCGGAGGACAATGCCGCCTTCCCCGCCGCGACGATGTGGGAGGGGCGCTTCATCAAGGCGATCCGGCAGGGGCAATGGGAATATGTCGCGCGCGCGCGCGGGATCGAGGCGGCGGTGATCGTCGCCTTCGACGAGGCCGACCGCGTCGTCCTCGTCGAGCAGTATCGCGTGCCGCTCGCGCGCCGCTGCCTGGAGCTTCCCGCCGGCCTCGTCGGCGACGATCACGCCGGCGAGCCGGTCGTGGACGCCGCGGCGCGCGAACTGGAGGAGGAAACCGGCTATCGCGCCGGACGCATGGAGGAACTCGGCTTCTTCCACGCCTCCCCCGGCATGGTCACGGAGGGGTTCACGCTGGTCCGCGCGCACGACATCGTGAAGGTCGGCGACGGCGGCGGTGCGGGTGACGAGGACATCACCGTCCACCTCGTCCCGCGCGCCGACATCGCCGCCTTCGTCGCCGCGAAGCGCGCCGAGGGCGTCGCGATGGACGTCAAGCTTCTGCTGCTGCTCGCCGATTCGTTGATCTAA
- a CDS encoding NUDIX hydrolase — protein sequence MTDRSFNDSHFADEGEDLPEAIPAATLVVFRDVADGPPELLMVERAKAMVFAAGAMVFPGGRVDPGDHLLAQTMGGDEEMAARIGAVRETIEEAGLPVGLATPPSAKTLDAMRAALHAGTPFGEVLKEAGAALDLDLLVPFARWRPAHRNMRIFDTRFYLARLPADAPRATVDQTENVRLVWASAHKVLDEADAGRMAIIFPTRRNLERLAQFASYEDAVAHARATPQRVVTPWPETRDGEQHLCIPDDLGYPITSERLAAAMRG from the coding sequence ATGACCGACCGCAGCTTCAACGACAGCCATTTCGCGGACGAGGGCGAGGATCTTCCCGAGGCCATCCCAGCCGCCACGCTGGTCGTCTTCCGCGACGTGGCCGACGGCCCGCCCGAACTGCTGATGGTGGAGCGTGCGAAGGCGATGGTCTTCGCCGCCGGCGCGATGGTCTTCCCCGGCGGGCGGGTCGATCCCGGCGATCACCTGCTCGCGCAGACCATGGGTGGCGATGAGGAGATGGCCGCCCGCATCGGCGCGGTGCGCGAGACGATCGAGGAAGCGGGCCTGCCCGTCGGCCTCGCCACCCCGCCCTCGGCGAAGACGCTCGACGCGATGCGCGCCGCGCTCCACGCCGGCACGCCCTTCGGCGAAGTGCTGAAGGAGGCCGGCGCCGCACTGGACCTCGACCTGCTGGTCCCCTTCGCGCGCTGGCGTCCCGCGCACCGCAACATGCGCATCTTCGACACGCGCTTCTATCTCGCGCGCCTCCCCGCCGACGCACCGCGCGCGACGGTCGACCAGACCGAGAACGTGCGCCTCGTCTGGGCCAGCGCGCATAAAGTGCTCGACGAGGCGGACGCCGGGCGCATGGCGATCATCTTTCCGACCCGACGCAACCTGGAGCGGCTGGCGCAGTTTGCCAGCTACGAGGATGCGGTGGCGCACGCACGCGCGACGCCGCAGCGGGTGGTGACGCCCTGGCCCGAAACGCGTGACGGAGAACAGCACCTCTGCATCCCCGACGATCTCGGCTACCCCATCACCTCGGAAAGGCTGGCAGCGGCCATGCGCGGCTGA